In the genome of uncultured Pseudodesulfovibrio sp., one region contains:
- a CDS encoding glycosyltransferase has protein sequence MTLSQGKKSRLYGSLSVGGYSVYRVASELGLVYLNADMRILHIGKFLHPERGGIESFIRDLSAEQARRGNDVAVLCYHAHPWRATEWRLSSGVLSVQARILCNVGYAPVAPLFPMHLRRLIRESQPEVIHLHLPNPAVLFLSWFPVDIPLIVHWHADADGLQGRLNRAMYSAYKIFETKSLSRAQAVIATSPPYAASSRSLKPWRDKCVVVPLGLDPGRYPEDPQLVRSAIPTVLSVGRFAFYKGYDILIEAARQVPEARFIIVGDGPLHGKISDQVRDLGLADRVHLPGALPDGELRVLQQQATLVCLPSVDRAEAFGVVQLEAMRYGVPLVSTAIPGSGVDWVNQDGVTGLVVPPGDAKSLAHAVRWIINHPQAAESMGKAGRLRLNAHFTIEAIASALHTVYERSVQAFKKNP, from the coding sequence ATGACTTTATCTCAGGGCAAGAAAAGTCGCCTTTACGGGAGCCTTTCTGTGGGAGGCTATTCCGTCTATCGGGTTGCTTCGGAACTTGGGCTGGTGTACCTGAACGCTGACATGCGTATCCTTCATATAGGAAAGTTCCTCCATCCGGAACGTGGCGGCATCGAGTCGTTTATCAGGGATCTGTCAGCCGAGCAGGCGCGCAGAGGGAATGACGTTGCCGTGCTCTGTTATCATGCTCATCCCTGGAGGGCGACGGAGTGGCGTTTGTCGAGCGGAGTATTGTCGGTTCAGGCGAGAATCCTATGCAACGTGGGGTATGCGCCGGTTGCCCCGCTTTTTCCCATGCATCTGCGGCGGCTGATTCGGGAGAGCCAGCCCGAGGTCATCCATTTGCACCTGCCCAACCCGGCAGTGTTGTTCTTGAGTTGGTTCCCTGTGGATATCCCGTTAATCGTCCATTGGCATGCCGACGCCGACGGTCTGCAAGGGCGTCTGAACCGCGCCATGTACTCGGCCTATAAAATCTTCGAGACGAAAAGCCTTTCGCGTGCCCAGGCAGTGATTGCGACATCCCCGCCCTATGCGGCTTCGAGTCGGTCCTTAAAACCATGGCGTGACAAATGCGTCGTCGTGCCTCTGGGGCTTGATCCTGGCCGATACCCGGAAGACCCGCAGCTTGTCCGTTCTGCAATACCGACAGTTCTGAGCGTGGGCCGCTTCGCCTTTTACAAGGGCTACGACATCCTGATCGAGGCGGCACGGCAGGTCCCGGAGGCCCGATTCATTATTGTCGGGGATGGGCCGCTGCACGGGAAAATCAGCGACCAGGTCCGCGATCTCGGTCTCGCCGATAGGGTGCATCTTCCGGGCGCGCTGCCGGATGGTGAACTCCGGGTTCTGCAGCAGCAGGCAACCCTTGTCTGTCTACCCTCGGTGGATCGAGCGGAAGCCTTCGGCGTGGTTCAACTGGAAGCCATGCGCTATGGTGTCCCGCTAGTCAGTACTGCCATTCCCGGGTCCGGGGTCGATTGGGTCAACCAGGACGGCGTCACCGGTCTGGTGGTCCCTCCCGGAGACGCGAAATCCCTCGCCCATGCCGTGCGATGGATTATCAATCATCCGCAAGCCGCCGAATCCATGGGAAAGGCGGGGCGCCTTCGGCTGAACGCGCATTTTACCATAGAAGCGATCGCGTCAGCTTTGCACACCGTTTACGAGCGGTCCGTGCAGGCCTTTAAGAAAAATCCCTAG